In one window of Candidatus Edwardsbacteria bacterium DNA:
- a CDS encoding AAA family ATPase encodes MQGKYNFIKLQKIILRNFTLYKKGDKVYEVNENINEGVYCLAGANGLGKTTFLNSINYGLTGIVLEPNKEVYSPGEIEKSNHDYTDRYFKGRIAKKDEKGSEIEILFKVKDKYFRIIRGFFERDELRLLEIFSLNGKKTISHYKNNNVSPKELNTYYQKALAQEIGFSSFDYFIFYQLYVLTFDENRRMIFWDDRASSHALAIAFNSDPDDAQKILDLTRKMEKHESNARNLKWQSTQAKKKIEELTQKTKAYKVADIEKLENEYNKLNKEILKLEKTHNNIKIEYDTMLKAQSVLNSEIMYLKIEHTKLFSRYSRPRSSLLENTQVQLSIKKQECCLCGSSGSFIIDNIERSIHKAKCPLCNSTINEAGDEEQNKLLKIIQKNDERIFTKNSELENLIIEVDGKKDELDKSEIEVNKARVKYEAFMEDNPNVAFVGTGNEKIDNLIKQYKKQYEMASKEAKDEYTKRDKLKPLYEKLLKTVEASYKEAETVFVPTFKKLAKSFIGHDLNIHPKRSDKTIKLVLEFHKTARTESFQLSESQRFFLDIALRMSLAIYLSNKINGATMLVDTPEGSLDIAYESRVGNMFAEYVTIYHQNIFMTANINASQLLVSLAEKCGESKMQFRRMLEWTDLSDVQKEGETLFKQVYANIESALSGKK; translated from the coding sequence ATGCAAGGCAAATATAATTTCATAAAACTTCAAAAGATAATTCTCAGAAATTTCACCTTGTACAAGAAAGGTGATAAGGTATACGAAGTGAACGAGAATATTAATGAAGGTGTTTATTGTTTGGCTGGAGCCAATGGATTAGGAAAAACTACTTTTCTTAATTCTATAAACTATGGTTTGACAGGAATTGTGTTAGAACCCAATAAAGAGGTGTATTCACCGGGTGAAATTGAAAAATCCAATCATGACTATACTGATAGATATTTCAAAGGTAGAATTGCAAAAAAAGACGAAAAAGGTTCTGAAATAGAAATCTTATTTAAAGTTAAAGATAAATATTTTAGGATTATTAGGGGTTTTTTTGAACGTGACGAACTTCGTCTTTTGGAAATCTTTAGTTTAAACGGAAAAAAGACAATATCACACTATAAAAACAATAATGTTAGTCCAAAAGAACTCAATACGTATTACCAAAAAGCATTAGCACAAGAAATTGGATTTTCCAGTTTTGATTATTTTATTTTCTACCAGCTATATGTTTTGACTTTTGATGAAAACAGACGGATGATATTTTGGGATGACAGGGCTTCCTCCCACGCATTAGCTATTGCTTTTAATTCTGATCCTGATGATGCCCAAAAAATATTGGATTTAACTAGAAAAATGGAGAAGCATGAATCCAACGCCCGGAATTTAAAATGGCAATCCACACAGGCTAAAAAGAAAATTGAAGAACTAACACAAAAAACTAAAGCCTATAAAGTTGCTGACATAGAAAAACTTGAAAATGAGTATAATAAACTTAATAAAGAAATATTAAAGCTGGAAAAAACGCATAACAACATAAAGATTGAATATGATACTATGTTGAAAGCGCAAAGTGTTCTTAACTCTGAGATAATGTATTTGAAAATTGAGCATACAAAATTGTTTTCTCGGTATTCAAGGCCACGTTCAAGCTTATTGGAAAATACGCAGGTTCAATTATCAATAAAAAAACAAGAGTGTTGCTTGTGTGGTTCAAGTGGTTCATTTATAATCGATAACATTGAAAGAAGCATACATAAGGCTAAATGTCCTTTATGTAATTCAACAATAAACGAAGCTGGTGATGAAGAGCAAAATAAACTTTTAAAAATAATACAAAAAAACGATGAACGAATATTTACTAAAAATTCTGAATTGGAAAATCTTATTATTGAAGTTGATGGAAAAAAAGATGAGCTTGATAAATCAGAAATAGAGGTAAATAAAGCGAGGGTTAAATACGAAGCTTTCATGGAGGATAACCCAAACGTGGCATTTGTAGGGACTGGTAATGAAAAAATTGATAATCTCATTAAACAGTATAAAAAACAATATGAAATGGCATCCAAAGAAGCAAAAGATGAATATACAAAAAGGGATAAGTTAAAGCCACTGTATGAAAAACTTCTAAAGACAGTTGAGGCATCATATAAGGAAGCTGAAACCGTTTTTGTACCAACATTCAAGAAGCTTGCAAAGAGTTTCATAGGGCATGATTTAAATATACACCCCAAGCGTAGCGACAAAACAATTAAATTGGTTTTGGAATTTCATAAAACAGCAAGAACAGAATCGTTTCAACTTTCAGAAAGCCAACGTTTCTTTTTAGATATTGCTTTGCGAATGTCCCTTGCCATATATCTTTCAAATAAAATAAATGGTGCAACAATGTTGGTTGATACACCGGAAGGTTCATTAGATATTGCTTATGAGAGCCGTGTAGGGAATATGTTTGCTGAATATGTAACTATATACCATCAAAATATATTTATGACAGCAAATATTAATGCTTCACAACTGTTAGTATCACTTGCGGAAAAGTGTGGTGAAAGTAAAATGCAATTCAGGCGTATGTTAGAATGGACAGACTTGTCAGATGTACAGAAAGAAGGTGAGACACTGTTTAAACAGGTATATGCAAATATTGAATCTGCTTTAAGCGGAAAGAAATAA
- a CDS encoding DNA methyltransferase, which yields MQDNINENYILKDGGYSSYEATTDLPRHRWYYYKEGFSPNIVKKAIEQTDIVRGELIIDPFNGSGTTTLTASLMGHSSVGIEVNPFTSFLSDTKTKNVDISELSNSESKLLKSVEKGDRSPLLGYSTFSKTKVLDKWLFNDSVLNAFEGGWLESNSIPGYNSRKLVRLALITAAMQNCNAKRDGKCLRYRENWKDNKFNKSTFIETLRRNLANIKTDIKNTPIQAQSEIIKGDCRVILKKKNEINKFKLCITSPPYLNTFDYTDIYRPELFLGKFINNSKQLYKLRLETVRSHVQAKWFKPTQNDFGLLYQQTMKYINENEANLMDKNIPIMIQAYFEDMLNILILLKRRAAEGAQIWFVVSNSAYAGHEVPVDLIIGDLATQAGWYLKEIGVLRYLKKRKTKYSADITHLRESVIILSKNK from the coding sequence ATGCAAGATAATATTAATGAAAATTATATTCTGAAAGATGGTGGGTACTCAAGTTATGAGGCAACTACAGATTTACCGCGTCATAGGTGGTATTATTACAAAGAAGGGTTTTCACCAAATATTGTTAAAAAAGCGATTGAACAAACAGACATTGTTAGAGGCGAACTTATAATTGACCCATTCAATGGAAGTGGAACAACAACACTTACAGCGTCGCTCATGGGTCACAGTTCGGTTGGTATTGAGGTTAATCCATTTACTTCATTTTTATCTGATACAAAGACTAAGAATGTTGATATATCTGAGTTAAGTAATTCAGAAAGCAAACTACTTAAGTCTGTAGAAAAAGGAGACCGTTCTCCTCTTTTGGGGTATTCAACTTTCTCTAAAACCAAAGTGCTAGATAAGTGGCTTTTTAATGATTCTGTTTTAAATGCTTTTGAGGGTGGTTGGCTAGAATCAAATTCTATTCCCGGTTATAATTCACGCAAATTGGTTCGCCTTGCATTAATTACTGCAGCAATGCAAAATTGCAATGCAAAAAGAGACGGTAAATGTTTACGATATCGGGAAAATTGGAAAGACAATAAATTCAATAAGAGTACGTTCATTGAAACTTTAAGACGGAACTTAGCAAATATTAAAACGGACATAAAAAATACCCCTATTCAAGCACAATCAGAAATAATTAAAGGCGATTGTAGGGTGATTTTAAAAAAGAAAAATGAAATTAATAAATTTAAGTTGTGCATAACATCTCCCCCATATTTAAATACATTTGATTATACGGATATTTACCGACCGGAACTGTTTTTGGGTAAGTTCATTAATAATTCAAAACAGTTGTATAAATTACGACTTGAAACAGTACGGTCACACGTGCAAGCTAAGTGGTTTAAACCGACCCAAAATGATTTTGGATTGTTGTATCAACAAACAATGAAGTATATTAATGAGAATGAAGCAAACTTGATGGATAAAAATATACCAATTATGATACAGGCATACTTTGAAGATATGTTAAATATATTAATATTACTAAAGAGAAGAGCAGCAGAAGGTGCACAAATATGGTTTGTAGTGTCTAACTCTGCTTATGCCGGGCACGAAGTACCAGTGGACTTAATTATTGGGGATCTTGCCACACAAGCAGGTTGGTATCTTAAAGAGATTGGTGTTTTAAGATATTTAAAAAAACGTAAAACAAAATATAGTGCCGATATTACACATTTACGAGAGAGTGTAATTATCCTATCAAAAAATAAGTAA
- a CDS encoding type II CAAX endopeptidase family protein: MTKQTITPLRASLIFLAFTAYFYLLLFTLLPFLKAYISHHPALYWFITGYFLFIPLFLCALALAKREGNIGAGQLLSALNLRPFDPRDWRYSIAGLILSFVATGIIFGGFFLSQKWFGTPMLSTTPWFMQMEPFRGAEKFYLLAWLPMFFFNIVGEELLWRGYIQSRLSGRHAWLWCSLLWAVFHLPFGPDLLMMMFPVLLIIPYVFHKTKNTLTGIFIHGLFNGPVFVAVALGLIK; the protein is encoded by the coding sequence ATGACCAAACAAACCATCACCCCGTTAAGGGCCTCGCTTATATTCCTCGCCTTCACGGCCTATTTCTACCTGCTGCTGTTCACCCTGCTGCCGTTCCTAAAGGCATACATTTCCCACCACCCGGCCCTGTACTGGTTCATCACCGGATACTTCCTGTTCATCCCCCTGTTTCTCTGCGCCCTGGCCCTGGCCAAACGCGAGGGCAACATCGGCGCCGGGCAGTTGCTTTCGGCCCTTAACCTGAGGCCCTTCGATCCCCGGGATTGGAGATATTCCATCGCCGGGCTTATTCTGTCCTTTGTTGCCACCGGGATCATCTTCGGCGGGTTCTTTTTGTCCCAAAAATGGTTCGGGACGCCGATGCTATCCACCACCCCCTGGTTCATGCAGATGGAACCCTTCCGCGGGGCGGAGAAATTTTATTTGCTGGCCTGGTTGCCGATGTTCTTTTTCAATATCGTGGGTGAGGAGCTTTTATGGCGGGGTTACATTCAGAGCCGGCTGTCGGGCCGGCATGCCTGGCTGTGGTGTTCCCTGCTATGGGCCGTCTTCCACCTGCCCTTCGGCCCGGACCTGCTGATGATGATGTTTCCGGTTCTGCTGATAATTCCCTACGTGTTCCATAAGACCAAAAATACCCTGACCGGGATCTTCATCCACGGCCTGTTCAACGGCCCGGTGTTCGTGGCGGTGGCCCTGGGGCTGATAAAATAA
- a CDS encoding T9SS type A sorting domain-containing protein, with translation MKRTLSAVLAGLGAFLFLAGPARADLATATIPSGTLPWTAAVNPVTNKVYVVNRGSNNVTVIDGATNDTFLVAVGATPNAVAVNPATNKIYVSNADSNSVTVIDGVTNATTTVGVGNYPYALAVNPVTNKIYVANYWGNNITIIDGGSLATDSVAVDSVPSALAVNPVTNQVYATSLYRNKLMIIDGATLDTSSAAVGAYPRSVAVNPATNQIFVACASSDNIAAVDGATSAVTLIPAGDQPLMVAVNPATNMAYAVNYTSDNVTVIDGSDYSTATIGAGNEPNALAINPVTNRIYVTSSYSYSTCLTVIDGAAGTADSVEVGRGPRAVAVNPATNRVYVACLMDTVITVVDGMTDSTMTVPAGTEPCAIAANPVTGMIYTANQGSNSITAIDGATLDTATIGLAVEPKAVAVNPVTNRIYAAMDNGTVAVVQEPSHDTSSIATGYIIEKVAVNPVTNRIYATSYNGDCVIAIDGNAGDTVGVIGTGDSPYDLALNPITNKIYAACYINNWVTIIDGASHAATNVYTGSGPIAVAVNPATNMIYVPNHGGGTLSRIDGATNGVTSVTVGTNPRAVAVNPVTDRIYVANWASNTVSVVDGATFTVAATVPAGVSPFALAVDPVADKVYVCNANGYTISIIDGPSNQTIQVPSGNYPYGIAVNPVTGRAYAANYYGNSVTVVDAAPAYDTGVRAVMDPAVSHFTGLSQPYLHGRAVNRWAANRTDMMGVINDVPSCSQPWQWAAGPFDSTSSDSIGFTFNWGDSLVWGENYAVFLPLEMQAATSNNLGLGTPFAGNRLVYPVYRIDSTAYGVAGGPADSKKPLAFRLGQNWPNPVKGRTTISYQLPKESKVSLAVYNVVGQAVKKFDQGTKPAGYHQINWSDNTLPNGIYFYRLKAGEYSATRKLLIVR, from the coding sequence ATGAAGAGAACCTTGTCCGCAGTCCTGGCCGGCCTGGGGGCCTTTTTGTTCCTGGCCGGCCCGGCCCGGGCCGACCTGGCCACGGCCACCATCCCCAGCGGGACCCTGCCCTGGACAGCGGCGGTCAATCCGGTAACCAACAAGGTCTACGTGGTCAACCGCGGCAGCAACAATGTGACGGTGATCGACGGGGCCACCAACGATACTTTCCTGGTGGCGGTGGGGGCCACCCCCAATGCCGTGGCGGTGAACCCGGCCACCAACAAAATTTACGTTTCCAACGCCGACAGCAACAGCGTCACGGTGATCGACGGGGTTACCAACGCCACCACCACCGTGGGCGTGGGGAACTATCCCTATGCCCTGGCGGTCAACCCGGTCACCAATAAGATCTATGTCGCCAACTACTGGGGAAACAACATCACCATCATAGACGGAGGAAGCCTGGCCACCGATTCGGTGGCGGTGGACTCGGTGCCCTCGGCCCTGGCGGTCAACCCGGTCACCAACCAGGTCTATGCCACCAGTCTGTACCGGAACAAGCTGATGATCATAGACGGGGCCACCCTCGACACGTCCAGCGCGGCGGTGGGGGCCTATCCCCGTTCGGTGGCGGTCAATCCGGCCACCAACCAGATATTCGTGGCCTGCGCCTCCAGCGACAACATAGCGGCGGTGGACGGTGCCACCAGCGCCGTTACCCTGATCCCCGCCGGCGACCAGCCGCTGATGGTGGCGGTCAACCCGGCCACCAACATGGCCTATGCGGTAAACTATACCAGCGACAACGTCACGGTGATCGACGGTTCGGACTACAGCACCGCCACCATCGGGGCCGGTAACGAGCCCAATGCCCTGGCCATCAATCCGGTCACCAACAGGATCTATGTGACCAGTTCCTACAGCTACAGCACTTGTTTGACCGTGATCGACGGGGCGGCCGGCACCGCCGACTCGGTCGAGGTGGGCCGCGGGCCGCGGGCGGTGGCGGTCAACCCGGCCACCAACAGGGTCTATGTGGCCTGCCTGATGGATACGGTGATCACCGTGGTGGACGGCATGACCGACAGCACCATGACCGTGCCGGCCGGAACCGAACCCTGCGCCATCGCGGCCAATCCCGTGACCGGCATGATCTACACCGCCAACCAAGGGTCCAACAGCATCACCGCCATCGACGGGGCCACCCTTGACACCGCCACCATCGGGCTGGCGGTCGAGCCCAAGGCGGTGGCGGTCAATCCGGTGACCAACCGCATCTACGCGGCCATGGACAACGGCACCGTGGCGGTGGTGCAGGAGCCCTCGCACGACACCAGCTCCATCGCCACCGGGTACATCATCGAGAAGGTGGCGGTCAACCCGGTGACCAACCGCATCTACGCCACCAGCTACAACGGGGACTGCGTCATCGCCATCGACGGGAATGCCGGCGACACCGTGGGCGTGATCGGGACCGGCGACAGCCCCTACGACCTGGCTTTAAACCCCATAACCAACAAGATCTACGCGGCCTGTTACATCAATAACTGGGTGACCATCATCGACGGGGCCAGCCATGCCGCCACCAACGTCTATACCGGCAGCGGGCCGATCGCGGTGGCGGTCAACCCGGCCACCAACATGATCTACGTCCCCAACCACGGCGGCGGCACCCTCAGCCGGATCGACGGCGCCACCAACGGGGTGACCAGCGTGACGGTGGGCACCAATCCCCGGGCGGTGGCGGTCAATCCGGTCACCGACCGGATCTACGTGGCCAACTGGGCCAGCAACACGGTCTCGGTGGTCGACGGGGCCACCTTCACGGTGGCGGCCACCGTACCCGCGGGCGTCAGCCCCTTTGCCCTGGCGGTCGATCCGGTGGCCGACAAGGTCTATGTCTGCAACGCCAACGGGTATACCATATCCATCATTGACGGACCTTCCAACCAGACCATCCAGGTGCCTTCAGGAAATTATCCCTACGGCATCGCGGTGAACCCGGTCACCGGCCGGGCCTACGCGGCCAACTACTACGGCAACAGCGTGACCGTGGTCGACGCGGCCCCGGCCTACGACACCGGGGTGCGGGCGGTGATGGACCCGGCGGTATCGCACTTCACCGGCCTGTCCCAGCCGTACCTCCACGGCCGGGCGGTCAACCGCTGGGCTGCCAACCGGACCGACATGATGGGCGTTATCAACGATGTCCCAAGCTGCTCCCAGCCCTGGCAATGGGCGGCCGGCCCCTTCGACAGCACCTCGTCGGACTCCATCGGCTTCACTTTCAACTGGGGCGACTCCCTGGTGTGGGGCGAGAACTACGCCGTCTTCCTGCCGCTGGAGATGCAGGCCGCCACCAGCAACAACCTGGGGCTGGGCACGCCGTTCGCCGGGAACCGGCTGGTCTATCCGGTGTACCGGATCGACTCCACCGCCTACGGGGTGGCGGGCGGGCCGGCCGACAGTAAAAAGCCTTTGGCCTTCCGGCTGGGGCAGAACTGGCCCAACCCCGTCAAGGGCCGGACAACCATCAGCTATCAGCTGCCGAAGGAATCCAAGGTCAGCCTGGCGGTCTACAACGTGGTGGGCCAGGCGGTCAAGAAATTCGACCAGGGAACCAAGCCGGCCGGGTATCACCAGATCAATTGGAGCGACAATACTTTGCCCAACGGCATCTACTTCTACCGGCTGAAGGCAGGGGAATATTCGGCCACCAGGAAACTGCTGATAGTAAGGTAA
- a CDS encoding T9SS type A sorting domain-containing protein, whose amino-acid sequence MSRKVMLVLTLALMAGLAWAKPELGTDGKPLPPHLRHKQPQSRKQQPAQMKQHPGRPQMPGRPAGRDAGKPEISKSLKNKPAKAGQAMPRESIKGLVKDDFLVNDDTQNIGCYAGYQYEPKTALLPSGEMMVVWYDYRNSWNYQIFGRCYDAAGNPAGDDFLINDFTGAGAEYPAVTASGNGFIVAWTDYRNNFDDIYAQRFGPAGTPIGVNFMVNDFYGECYYPSLAANDSGFVITWEDYRSGSYYDIYAQRYDASGSAIGSNFLVNDDGGSSDHYQYGGYNISAGDSGFVITWYDYRSGGDWDIYAQRYDATGSAVGGNFLVNDDSGGDDQYDPSVAASDSGFVFAWYDYRNGDADIYAQRYNAAGDTLGGNFLVSDDGGGYDQYDPIVAASDSGFVVTWYDYRSGSYWDIYAQQYDASGAALGGNFLVNDDGAGICDHYSPSVAANNSGFVVSWYDDRHNTNGYYDIFCQRYDPAGDTLGPNFMVNSGDTGTADQWDASVAMDASGRSLAVWYDLRHDDGSWNLVDQYGQLYDADGKPVGVNFIINDTLSAAHRYGYDPRAAFLPGGGFVVTWYNYDFSWNGEIYAQRFDSAGAPVGSNFIVSDGSSSEYCPDVAATDSGFMITWYDYRNGNADIYAQRYKANGDTIGGNFRVDDGSNEQYTPKISSNDSGYVITWNDYRNGNADIYAQIYKVSGDTLGGNFIVSDDGGDHDQYDGSVDMADSGFVIAWYDYRSGSDWDIYAQIYKANGDTIGGNFLVNDDASGNDQYYPSVALSPDGHNLVIAWEDYRNDPNGNLVQIMAQKYVDGVAVGGNVLVNGTALANRYFWGGKRVTCTDQRVIFTWDDNRRFKGLDIYAKLTDWDLQHIEGEAPVIAWVDSLGDDAAAPYGPYTIKAVVTDNQLLSQVKLLYQINGGTADTLEMSFTSADTFEAAIPSQVPGAYDTVSIDYWVVARDSSGNSAASNIYGFRALELTGVAGQPTAAIPGAFALQNAYPNPSRGQTIFKYQLPKESRVSLAVYNVVGQAVKKFDQGTKPAGYHQISWSDNTLPNGVYFYRLQAGDFSATRKLLIVR is encoded by the coding sequence ATGTCAAGGAAAGTAATGTTGGTTCTGACGCTGGCCCTGATGGCCGGCCTGGCCTGGGCCAAACCGGAGCTGGGAACAGACGGCAAGCCCCTGCCGCCGCACCTGCGGCACAAACAGCCCCAGTCCCGGAAACAGCAGCCGGCCCAGATGAAACAGCATCCGGGCCGGCCCCAGATGCCCGGCCGGCCGGCCGGCCGCGATGCCGGGAAACCGGAGATATCAAAATCTTTAAAGAACAAACCGGCCAAGGCCGGCCAGGCCATGCCCCGGGAAAGCATCAAGGGCCTGGTCAAGGACGATTTTCTGGTCAACGACGACACCCAAAACATAGGATGTTACGCCGGCTACCAGTACGAACCCAAGACGGCCCTGCTGCCTTCCGGCGAGATGATGGTGGTGTGGTACGACTATCGCAACAGCTGGAACTACCAGATATTCGGCCGCTGCTATGATGCGGCCGGCAACCCGGCGGGGGACGATTTCCTGATCAACGATTTCACCGGCGCCGGGGCCGAATATCCAGCCGTCACCGCCAGCGGCAACGGGTTCATAGTGGCCTGGACCGATTACCGCAACAATTTTGACGACATCTATGCCCAGCGGTTCGGCCCGGCCGGTACGCCGATAGGCGTCAACTTTATGGTCAACGACTTTTACGGCGAATGCTATTATCCCAGCCTGGCGGCCAACGACAGCGGGTTCGTGATCACCTGGGAGGATTACCGCAGCGGCAGTTATTATGACATCTATGCCCAGCGTTATGACGCCTCCGGTTCGGCCATCGGCAGCAACTTTCTGGTCAATGACGACGGCGGAAGCTCTGACCATTATCAGTATGGCGGTTACAACATCTCCGCCGGCGACAGCGGATTCGTGATCACCTGGTACGACTACCGCAGTGGCGGCGACTGGGACATCTACGCCCAGCGCTATGATGCAACCGGCTCGGCGGTGGGGGGCAACTTTTTGGTGAACGACGACAGCGGGGGCGACGATCAATACGACCCCAGCGTGGCGGCCAGCGACAGCGGGTTCGTGTTTGCCTGGTATGACTACCGCAATGGCGATGCCGACATCTACGCCCAGCGCTATAATGCCGCGGGCGACACCTTAGGGGGCAACTTCCTGGTAAGCGACGACGGCGGGGGCTACGACCAATACGACCCCATAGTGGCGGCCTCCGACAGCGGCTTCGTGGTCACCTGGTACGACTACCGCAGCGGCAGCTACTGGGACATCTACGCCCAGCAATACGACGCTTCGGGGGCGGCCCTGGGCGGCAACTTCCTGGTCAACGACGACGGGGCCGGCATCTGCGACCATTACAGCCCCAGCGTGGCGGCCAACAACAGCGGCTTCGTGGTGTCCTGGTACGATGACCGCCACAATACCAACGGGTACTACGACATCTTCTGTCAGCGCTACGACCCGGCCGGAGACACCCTGGGCCCCAATTTCATGGTCAACAGCGGGGATACCGGGACAGCCGACCAGTGGGACGCCTCGGTGGCCATGGACGCCTCCGGCCGGTCACTGGCGGTGTGGTACGACCTGCGGCATGACGACGGCAGCTGGAACCTGGTGGACCAGTACGGCCAGCTTTACGATGCCGACGGCAAACCGGTGGGCGTCAACTTCATCATCAACGACACCCTGTCGGCGGCCCACCGTTATGGTTATGACCCTCGGGCGGCCTTTCTGCCGGGCGGCGGATTCGTGGTGACCTGGTACAACTACGACTTTAGCTGGAACGGAGAGATCTACGCCCAACGCTTCGACTCGGCCGGCGCACCAGTGGGGAGCAACTTCATTGTCAGCGACGGCAGCAGCAGCGAATACTGTCCCGACGTGGCGGCCACCGACAGCGGCTTCATGATCACCTGGTACGACTATCGCAACGGCAATGCCGACATCTACGCCCAGCGGTATAAAGCCAACGGGGACACCATCGGCGGCAATTTCAGGGTGGATGACGGGAGCAACGAGCAGTACACCCCCAAAATATCATCCAACGACAGCGGTTATGTGATCACTTGGAACGACTATCGCAACGGCAATGCCGACATCTACGCCCAGATTTACAAGGTCAGCGGCGACACCCTGGGCGGCAACTTTATAGTGAGCGATGACGGCGGAGACCACGATCAATACGATGGCAGCGTGGACATGGCGGACAGCGGTTTTGTGATCGCATGGTACGACTACCGCAGCGGCAGCGATTGGGATATCTACGCCCAGATATACAAGGCCAACGGCGATACGATAGGCGGAAATTTCCTGGTGAACGACGATGCCAGCGGGAATGATCAGTATTATCCCAGCGTGGCCCTGTCGCCGGACGGGCACAATCTGGTGATCGCCTGGGAGGACTACCGCAACGACCCCAACGGCAACCTGGTCCAGATAATGGCCCAGAAATATGTAGACGGGGTTGCGGTCGGCGGCAATGTGTTGGTCAACGGAACAGCTTTGGCCAACCGTTATTTCTGGGGCGGCAAGCGGGTGACCTGCACCGATCAGCGGGTAATATTCACTTGGGATGACAACCGGCGGTTCAAGGGCCTGGACATTTACGCCAAGCTGACCGACTGGGACCTGCAGCACATCGAGGGAGAAGCCCCGGTGATAGCCTGGGTGGACTCGCTGGGCGATGACGCCGCGGCCCCCTACGGCCCCTATACCATCAAGGCGGTGGTGACGGACAACCAGCTGTTGTCGCAGGTCAAACTGCTGTATCAGATCAACGGCGGGACGGCCGATACCCTGGAGATGTCCTTCACCTCGGCCGATACCTTCGAGGCCGCCATCCCGTCCCAGGTCCCGGGGGCCTACGACACGGTGTCCATAGATTACTGGGTAGTGGCCCGGGATTCCAGCGGGAACAGCGCCGCCTCGAACATCTACGGCTTCCGGGCCCTGGAGCTGACCGGAGTGGCCGGACAGCCGACAGCGGCCATTCCCGGGGCCTTCGCCCTGCAGAATGCCTATCCCAATCCCTCCAGAGGGCAGACCATCTTCAAGTACCAGCTGCCGAAGGAATCCAGGGTCAGCCTGGCGGTCTACAACGTGGTGGGCCAGGCGGTCAAGAAATTCGACCAGGGGACCAAGCCGGCCGGGTATCACCAGATCAGCTGGAGCGACAATACTTTGCCCAACGGCGTCTACTTCTACCGCCTGCAGGCGGGGGATTTCAGCGCCACCAGGAAACTGTTGATAGTAAGGTAA